Proteins co-encoded in one Rhodospirillaceae bacterium genomic window:
- a CDS encoding pyruvate dehydrogenase complex E1 component subunit beta, with amino-acid sequence MPIEVLMPALSPTMEEGTLARWLVAEGDRVAPGDVIAEIETDKATMEVEAVEEGTVGRIEVAEGAEGVKVNTVIAWLLEEGEDALAIGVAGAAEPAPAAAEPAATPEPAADPAPPAPAPAASQPPTPEIAEADYSGETKEVTVREALRDAMAEEMRRDGQVFLMGEEVAEYQGAYKVSQGLLDEFGAGRVIDTPITEHGFTGLGTGAAFAGLRPIVEFMTFNFAMQAVDHIINSAAKTRYMSGGQVSAPIVFRGPNGAAARVAAQHSQEFSSWYAHCPGLKVVAPWSAADAKGLLKAAIRDDDPVVFLENEILYGRSGEAPTDPERIVPIGKANVVREGTDVTIVSFSLMMETALAAAEMLDNDGIAAEVIDLRTIRPLDTATIVASVKKTNRLVSVEEGWPFAGIGAELCAVAMEQAFDDLDAPVARVCGADVPMPYAANLEKLALPDAERVAQAARAVCYAD; translated from the coding sequence ATGCCGATTGAAGTGCTGATGCCGGCCCTGTCGCCGACCATGGAGGAGGGCACGCTGGCGCGCTGGCTGGTCGCGGAAGGCGACCGCGTTGCGCCCGGCGACGTCATCGCCGAGATCGAGACCGACAAGGCGACGATGGAGGTCGAGGCGGTCGAGGAAGGGACCGTCGGCCGGATCGAGGTTGCGGAAGGCGCCGAAGGGGTCAAGGTGAACACGGTCATTGCCTGGCTGCTCGAAGAGGGCGAGGACGCATTGGCCATAGGCGTCGCCGGGGCGGCGGAACCGGCGCCTGCCGCGGCCGAACCTGCCGCGACGCCGGAACCCGCCGCCGACCCTGCGCCGCCGGCGCCTGCGCCCGCCGCATCGCAGCCGCCTACTCCGGAAATCGCCGAGGCGGACTATTCCGGCGAAACGAAAGAGGTCACCGTCCGCGAAGCGCTGCGCGACGCCATGGCCGAGGAAATGCGCCGCGACGGGCAGGTTTTCCTGATGGGCGAGGAGGTCGCCGAGTATCAGGGCGCCTACAAGGTGAGCCAGGGACTGCTCGACGAATTCGGCGCCGGGCGGGTGATCGACACGCCGATCACCGAGCACGGCTTCACCGGCCTGGGCACCGGCGCGGCCTTTGCCGGGCTGCGCCCGATCGTCGAGTTCATGACCTTCAACTTCGCCATGCAGGCGGTCGACCACATCATCAATTCGGCGGCCAAGACGCGCTACATGTCGGGCGGGCAGGTCTCGGCGCCCATCGTGTTCCGCGGCCCCAACGGCGCGGCCGCCCGGGTCGCCGCCCAGCACAGCCAGGAGTTTTCCAGCTGGTACGCCCATTGCCCGGGCCTCAAGGTCGTCGCGCCCTGGTCGGCGGCGGACGCCAAGGGCCTGCTCAAGGCCGCAATCCGCGACGACGATCCGGTCGTCTTCCTGGAAAACGAAATCCTCTACGGCCGCAGCGGCGAAGCGCCGACCGATCCTGAGCGCATCGTCCCCATCGGCAAGGCGAACGTGGTCCGCGAGGGAACGGACGTTACGATTGTCAGCTTCTCGCTGATGATGGAGACGGCGCTGGCGGCGGCGGAGATGCTGGACAATGACGGGATCGCCGCCGAAGTGATCGACCTGCGCACGATCCGGCCACTCGATACCGCGACAATCGTTGCGTCGGTAAAAAAGACCAACCGGCTGGTCTCGGTCGAGGAGGGCTGGCCCTTCGCCGGCATCGGGGCTGAGTTATGCGCGGTGGCGATGGAGCAGGCGTTCGACGATCTGGATGCGCCGGTGGCGCGGGTGTGCGGCGCCGACGTGCCGATGCCCTATGCCGCCAATCTCGAGAAACTGGCGTTGCCGGATGCCGAACGGGTCGCGCAGGCGGCCCGCGCGGTTTGCTACGCCGATTGA
- the eno gene encoding phosphopyruvate hydratase: MTDIVDIVAREILDSRGNPTVEVDVHLDSGGFGRAAVPSGASTGAHEAVEKRDGDSGRYGGKGVLTAVDAVNGEIFDTLSGFDALEQVHIDTVLRELDGTENKSRLGANAILGVSLAVARAAADGIGMPLYRYLGGPGARVLPTPMMNIVNGGAHADNPVDIQEFMVMPVGAETFAEGLRMGAEVFHALRAGLRKAGHNTNVGDEGGFAPALRGAEEALDFVAEAVAAAGYTPGDDFVLALDAASTEFYRDGAYHLEGEGKRLSPDGMAAYWQDLAGRYPIVSIEDGMAEDDWSGWAALTDALGDRVQLVGDDLFVTNPARLAEGIEQGVANAVLVKVNQIGTLTETLEAVEMAHRAGYAAVLSHRSGETEDSTIADLAVATNCGQIKTGSLSRSDRTAKYNRLLRIEERLGPAATYAGRAALRGNS, from the coding sequence ATGACCGACATCGTCGACATCGTCGCCCGCGAAATCCTCGATTCCCGGGGCAACCCGACCGTTGAGGTCGACGTTCATCTGGACAGCGGCGGCTTCGGGCGCGCGGCGGTGCCGTCCGGCGCCTCGACCGGCGCACACGAGGCCGTCGAGAAGCGCGACGGCGACAGCGGCCGCTATGGCGGCAAGGGCGTGCTGACGGCGGTCGACGCGGTGAACGGGGAAATCTTCGACACGCTCTCCGGCTTCGACGCGCTGGAGCAGGTCCATATCGATACGGTGCTGCGCGAACTGGATGGCACGGAAAACAAAAGCCGCCTCGGCGCCAACGCGATCCTGGGCGTCAGCCTCGCCGTCGCGCGGGCTGCGGCGGACGGAATCGGCATGCCGCTCTACCGCTATCTGGGCGGGCCGGGCGCGCGGGTCCTGCCGACTCCGATGATGAATATCGTCAACGGCGGCGCCCATGCCGACAACCCGGTCGACATCCAGGAATTCATGGTCATGCCGGTCGGCGCGGAGACCTTCGCCGAGGGGCTGCGCATGGGCGCCGAGGTCTTCCACGCCCTGCGGGCCGGCCTCAGAAAGGCCGGGCACAACACCAATGTCGGCGACGAGGGCGGCTTTGCGCCGGCGCTGCGCGGCGCCGAAGAAGCGCTCGATTTCGTGGCGGAAGCCGTCGCCGCTGCCGGCTATACGCCCGGCGACGACTTCGTCCTGGCGCTCGATGCCGCCTCGACCGAATTCTACCGCGACGGCGCCTACCATCTGGAGGGCGAGGGCAAGCGCCTGTCGCCGGACGGGATGGCCGCATACTGGCAGGACCTCGCCGGCCGCTACCCGATCGTCTCGATCGAGGACGGCATGGCCGAAGACGACTGGAGCGGCTGGGCGGCATTGACCGATGCGCTCGGCGACCGTGTCCAGCTGGTCGGCGACGATCTGTTCGTCACCAATCCGGCGCGCCTCGCCGAAGGCATAGAGCAGGGCGTGGCCAACGCCGTTCTGGTCAAGGTCAACCAGATCGGCACGCTGACCGAAACGCTGGAGGCCGTCGAGATGGCGCATCGCGCGGGCTACGCCGCCGTCCTGTCGCACAGGTCCGGCGAAACCGAGGATTCGACGATCGCCGACCTCGCCGTTGCCACGAACTGCGGCCAGATCAAGACCGGGTCGCTTTCGCGTTCCGACCGCACAGCGAAATACAACCGGCTCCTGCGCATCGAGGAACGGCTCGGCCCGGCGGCGACCTACGCCGGCCGCGCGGCGCTCCGCGGCAATTCCTGA
- a CDS encoding pyruvate dehydrogenase complex dihydrolipoamide acetyltransferase: MPIPITMPALSPTMEEGTLARWLKQEGDAVSPGDVIAEIETDKATMEVEAVDEGVLGRIVVAEGTEGVKVNATIAWLLEEGEDAGALPADGGEGAAPAAEPAPAAPEPAAPEPEAAESEAAEPEAAEPEAAVQPESSPAAEAPAAEAPAPEAPVAAPAPAPGEDGRIAASPLARRMAKQAGLDLAAVAGSGPHGRVVKRDIEQALAAGAPAAEAPAAPAPAAASVAAPARPAVSAAGPEDREIPHSNVRKVIARRLSEADRDIPQIYLSVDMEIDRLLAARKDINEALDGRAKVSVNDMAIKAAALALRQVPAVNAQWTETAIVQLGAVDISVAVAYEGGLITPIIFDADSKGLAQIANEMKDLAGRAREGRLKPEEYQGGSFTVSNLGMYGVGHFTSIVNPPQAAILAVGAGAQKVVVRDGEMAVATVMTCTLTCDHRVIDGALGAQWLQAFKGFVERPLSMLA; encoded by the coding sequence ATGCCGATCCCAATAACGATGCCGGCCCTGTCGCCAACCATGGAGGAGGGCACGCTCGCCCGCTGGCTCAAGCAGGAGGGCGACGCCGTCAGCCCCGGCGACGTCATTGCCGAGATCGAGACCGACAAGGCGACCATGGAGGTCGAGGCGGTCGACGAAGGCGTGCTCGGCCGGATCGTCGTGGCGGAGGGCACGGAAGGCGTGAAGGTCAACGCCACCATCGCCTGGCTGCTCGAAGAGGGCGAGGACGCCGGCGCTCTGCCAGCCGACGGCGGGGAAGGCGCCGCACCGGCGGCGGAGCCTGCGCCTGCCGCGCCTGAACCCGCAGCGCCCGAACCGGAAGCGGCCGAATCGGAAGCGGCCGAACCGGAAGCGGCCGAACCGGAAGCGGCCGTGCAGCCGGAAAGCTCGCCCGCCGCCGAAGCTCCGGCAGCCGAAGCGCCGGCGCCCGAAGCGCCCGTCGCCGCGCCTGCGCCGGCGCCCGGGGAGGACGGTCGCATCGCCGCCAGTCCGTTGGCCCGGCGCATGGCGAAACAGGCCGGGCTGGATCTTGCCGCCGTCGCCGGCAGCGGCCCGCACGGCCGGGTCGTCAAGCGGGATATCGAGCAGGCGCTGGCGGCCGGCGCGCCCGCCGCCGAAGCGCCCGCGGCTCCGGCTCCGGCCGCAGCCTCTGTCGCGGCGCCGGCCCGTCCGGCAGTGTCCGCCGCAGGCCCGGAAGATCGTGAGATCCCGCACAGCAATGTCCGCAAGGTGATCGCCCGGCGGCTCAGCGAGGCCGACCGCGACATCCCGCAAATCTACCTCTCGGTGGACATGGAGATCGACCGGCTGCTCGCCGCCCGCAAGGACATCAACGAGGCGTTGGACGGGAGGGCCAAGGTCTCGGTCAACGACATGGCGATCAAGGCGGCGGCGCTCGCCCTGCGCCAGGTGCCGGCGGTCAACGCGCAATGGACCGAGACGGCGATCGTACAGCTCGGCGCGGTCGATATCTCGGTGGCGGTCGCTTACGAAGGCGGCCTGATCACGCCCATTATCTTCGACGCCGACAGCAAGGGGTTGGCGCAGATTGCGAACGAGATGAAGGATCTGGCCGGCCGCGCCCGCGAGGGCCGGCTCAAGCCGGAGGAATACCAGGGCGGCAGCTTCACGGTGTCGAATCTCGGCATGTACGGCGTCGGCCATTTCACCTCGATCGTCAATCCGCCCCAGGCCGCGATCCTGGCGGTCGGCGCCGGCGCGCAGAAGGTCGTCGTGCGCGACGGCGAGATGGCGGTCGCGACGGTCATGACCTGCACGCTCACCTGCGACCACCGGGTCATCGACGGCGCGCTCGGCGCGCAATGGCTGCAGGCCTTCAAGGGCTTCGTCGAGCGGCCGCTCAGCATGTTGGCCTGA
- the pdhA gene encoding pyruvate dehydrogenase (acetyl-transferring) E1 component subunit alpha, with amino-acid sequence MPNDAAAETGSATRDELLSWYRDMLLIRRFEEKAGQLYGMGLIGGFCHLYIGQEAVVTGMQAAIRDGDSVITAYRDHGHMLACGMDPKGVMAELTGRIGGYSKGKGGSMHMFSLEERFYGGHGIVGAQVPLGTGVAFAHKYSGDGGVCLTYFGDGATNQGQVYESFNMAELWSLPVVYVIENNKYGMGTSVERASSTIDLHQRGAAHGIPGEAVDGMDVLAVRAAGEKAVAHARKGNGPVILEMVTYRYRGHSMSDPAKYRSREEVQKMREERDPIERVKAMLSADGAAEDDLKAIDRDIRAIVNNAAEFAQNSPEPDPAELYTDVLAA; translated from the coding sequence GTGCCCAACGACGCCGCCGCGGAAACCGGGTCCGCAACCCGCGACGAGCTGCTTTCCTGGTATCGCGACATGCTGCTGATCCGGCGCTTCGAGGAGAAGGCCGGCCAGCTTTACGGCATGGGCCTGATCGGCGGCTTCTGCCATCTCTATATCGGCCAGGAAGCGGTCGTGACCGGGATGCAAGCGGCGATCCGGGACGGCGATTCGGTGATCACCGCCTATCGCGACCACGGCCACATGCTGGCCTGCGGCATGGACCCGAAAGGGGTGATGGCCGAGCTGACCGGCCGCATCGGCGGCTATTCCAAGGGCAAGGGCGGCTCCATGCACATGTTCAGCCTGGAAGAGCGCTTCTACGGCGGCCACGGCATCGTCGGCGCCCAGGTGCCACTCGGCACCGGCGTCGCCTTCGCCCACAAATATTCCGGCGACGGCGGCGTCTGCCTGACCTATTTCGGCGACGGCGCGACCAATCAGGGCCAGGTCTACGAGAGCTTCAACATGGCCGAACTCTGGAGCCTGCCGGTCGTCTACGTGATCGAGAACAACAAGTACGGCATGGGCACCTCGGTCGAGCGGGCGTCGTCGACCATCGACCTGCATCAGCGTGGCGCGGCCCACGGCATTCCGGGCGAAGCGGTCGACGGCATGGACGTGCTGGCGGTCAGGGCCGCCGGGGAAAAGGCGGTCGCCCACGCCCGCAAGGGCAACGGCCCTGTCATCCTGGAGATGGTGACCTATCGCTATCGCGGCCATTCCATGTCCGACCCGGCGAAATACCGTTCGCGCGAGGAAGTCCAGAAAATGCGCGAGGAGCGCGACCCGATCGAGCGGGTCAAGGCGATGCTGTCGGCCGACGGCGCCGCGGAGGACGATCTGAAGGCGATCGACCGGGACATCCGCGCCATCGTCAACAATGCGGCGGAGTTCGCCCAGAACAGCCCGGAGCCCGACCCCGCCGAACTTTATACCGACGTGCTGGCGGCCTGA
- a CDS encoding septum formation initiator family protein, producing the protein MYLMRILLNKLRALVLPFIALLCLGYLGYHTVHGDRGLQAWIGLSDRLDALKRERADLQAQHSWLRHKASLLQQDRPDADMLDEALRRSLYLGRRDEIVIRYREPLPSD; encoded by the coding sequence ATGTACCTCATGCGCATCTTGCTGAACAAGCTGCGGGCGCTCGTTCTGCCGTTCATCGCGCTGCTGTGCCTGGGCTATCTCGGCTACCACACGGTCCACGGCGATCGCGGCCTGCAGGCCTGGATCGGCCTGTCGGACCGGCTCGATGCGCTGAAGCGCGAAAGGGCGGATCTCCAGGCGCAGCACAGCTGGCTGCGGCACAAGGCAAGCCTGCTGCAGCAGGACAGGCCCGACGCCGACATGCTGGACGAGGCGCTGCGCCGCAGCCTCTATCTCGGCCGCAGGGACGAGATCGTCATCCGTTACCGCGAGCCGCTGCCGTCCGACTGA